GCTTAGAAGCGGTGTTGTCACGTGGCTATCAACTTCGTGATTTTCGTTATATTTTGCCTCACCAAGCCAATGGTCATATCGACAAGCTACTGAGCAAAGCACTTAACTATCCCAAAGAGCAGATCGTTAATGATGCAAAACTATTCGGCAACCTTGGCTCGGCAGCCATTTGGTTAAGTTTTGCCCGTTTACTGGAAAACTGCCCCTTGGAGCCCGGCGATCAAGTTTTGGTACTCGGTGCCGAAGCCACCAAATACCTGTACGGCGGTTTTATTTATCAGCATTAGTGTTTATTGCTGATTTTTACTGTGAGTTCGCGCAGTACTTGTCGCCTTTTTCTTCGAGTAAAAGGCACACTCTTTCATTATGTTTCACTCACTTTTGAAGTGCTTCTATCTTTGCCAATTTAACTCAATCTCACAGCTAGATTGCTCTTTACTAAGGGTAAGATTAAGCATTGTGAGAATCAGTTGATTTTACGGCATTTGAGGGTGGGCAGAGTATGCAAGTAGCAGGTAAATGGGCCTTAGTGACTGGGGCAAGTCGAGGCGTGGGATTACGCATTGCCAAAGCATTAGCAGCTAAAGGTGCTAAAGTGATTGTGCATAGCCGAAGCGTGAATGCATCGCAACACGTGGTGGATGAAATTACCCGCCAACAAGGTTTTGCTGTTGCTATCGAGGCTGAGCTCTCCAATCCGCAAGCGGTGGCAAGCTTGGTGGCTCAAGTCAATCAGCTGAGCGGCCATTCTTTGTCGGTGTTATATAACAATGCGGCAATTATGACCCCTTGGCGAGAAGATGCAGTGGTTCCAGCCGAGGACTACGCTTTAAGTTTTCAAGTTAACTGTATTGCACCAGCAGCCTTGTGTGATGCCTTTTTGCCGCAAATGAAGCAGCAAGGTGAGGGGCGCATTATTAATGTTACCTCTGGCATTGCCGACCAACCTCAGCTTATGGCGTATAGCTGTTCCAAAGCAGCATTAGATCGTTATGTGCGCGACATGCTGCCTAGCTTAGCAGGCAGCGGAGTATTGATGAACTTAATGGATCCTGGCTGGTTGCAGACCGACTTAGGCGGAGAGCAAGCGCCTAATCATCCCGATTCGGTAATACCGGGCGCTTTGGTCCCTGTTTTACTAGCGGATGATGCAGGTAGTGGCCAGCTCTACTGCGCTCAGGATTACCGTTAAGCTCAAACTCCCAGCGTAGGCGGTAGGTGGCCGCGGCCCGCTTTTTCTTTGCTGGCCGCTATCAGCATATACACGCTAGTGCTAGCCAGTACCAAAGCAATATACAAGGGCAGTGTAAGCGCTACGCTTTGAACTGAGCCTGCCAACAAAGGGCCACAAATTGAGCCAATGCTGTAGCTAATTAGCATTAGCTCTGTGATGGCGACAATTTTCTCCGCCGGCACATTTACACAAGCTTGAGATATCGCGATTGGGTAAATAGAAAACGCCGCCCCCCCTAATATAAACAAGCTTAACCACATGGCTAACCAAGAGTTAGCCATGGCAATCGACAAGGCTGCTAGTACGCCAATGGCTGCAGCAAAAGCTTGTAGCAAGGTTTTGTTTAAGCGTGCCGACAAATAGCTACTTAAGGGCTGAACCAACATTCCGCCAAGCACTAAACTCGCCATTAACACTCCTACCTTGCTGCTCCACTGGCTTGAGTTACTCAAATAGCTAGGCATTAGTCCATAAATAGGTCCCAACACCAAGCCCGAGACAATACAGCCAATAAAGGCGGGTTTACTCAAGCTTGAAAGCTCTTTGATAGATACCGCGCTATGTAACACCTGGTGGGGTTTGACTGCGCGAGTAAACAGTGGTGCCAAAATAGCTAAAGCCAGCAATGTCGCGATGCTTAAAAAGGGCACCGAGCCCACTATACCGATAGGCTCAATCAGCAATTGGCCAAGCGCGCTGCCGGCATACAGAGTTAACATGTAAATGCCTAAACGAGCGGCCCGTTGTTTGTCGTCATTCACGAGTAATAGCCATGATTCAACCACCACAAAAATCCCTGCGGTTACTGCGCCAGCCACTAGGCGCAAAGCTAGCCACGCGCCCGCATAGGGAAGCATGAACATTAGCAATACCGTGGCGAGCAATACTACTAAACAAATAATGAAGGCCATCCGATGGCCAATGACTGCGATTAAGCGTTGTGCTTGTAAGGCGCCAAGTAACAAACCTGTGTAATACGCACTCGCCAACCATGCACTTAACGACAGTGGTAGAGCTAAGGCTGTTAAGGCCAGTGGTAATAGGCTCATTAGGTAGCCTGAGGCTACCGCAAATAAGCCCAAGCCTAACAATGGGCTAAGGATCCCTGAGCTGGGCTGGTGTGCAGAATTGTTTAACATGGCGTACCTACAAACACGAATAATAGACAGTGCTTTATCCAAAGCCGCGCGATAATGTCAGTAAGTTCACTTACGTTGAAACAAAGAATTTTTGTGGTAACGATAAGAAAGTTTTTCTAGGTGGATAAATAACGGTTTGTGTATTTAATTTGTTGTTTATTAACGGTTATTTTTCTATTGGGTGATTTTGGTTAGCTGTGAAATAGATTGACGAAAGTAGGATTTTTTAGCACATTTAAATGGCGAAAAAAGCTCAGCTTAGCTAACTTTTTGTCGCGCAATATAGCCTGTAATATTTTTAGTTAAATTAGGTTACCAGCGATGAGATTTTCAAGATTTGATGATATTGATGAGTGGGAAGAAGAAGATAAAGCCGCTCAGATTAAACACTCTAAAAAAGCCAAAAATAGTTCGCGTACTCGGCGCAGAATAGACGAGTATCATGAGCAAAAACAGTTGGCTTCGTATTTAACGGATTTCAGCTCATTTTCTTAAAGGTGAATAACTGCTAGACAAGTAAGCTAGGTAATCCAAGTGCCTAGGGTAGGTTGAACTTTCCCGCCGATTTTTGCAGTGGCTAAAATGATTTTTACTCGAAGAATTTAACCACTAAAGGTTAACGGACCACAATAAAAAAACGCCACTGATTGAGTGGCGTTTTTGTTTCGACTTAGGCGTCGTCTGCGGCGAGCTGCTTGGCTAGAGCAAAAGCTTCAATTTCGTCACCCACTAAGTTTTCATCCAAATCTATCGCCACCAAGACTTTGTCTTCATCTAGGCTTGGTAACCATTCTTCAAAAAACTCTTCAAGTTTAACGGCTACTGGCTGATAGCTCGCCCAATCCTCAATACATAGCGCTTGCGCATTGGCTTGCTTAGAAAATAGCGGCATTACGTCGGTAGCTTCAAACTCGATGGAATCCACCACAACAAACTCATCATCGGCGCTGAGTACCCAAAGCTCTCCAGCGGCAATTACTGCTTGACTAAAGGCTGATAGATTTGTTTCTGAAGTAGACATGTGTTGCTCCGTAGTTGTTAGCTCGCGATAGTTGCGCATATTAAACTTATACGCAAGCAATATAGCTCAAAGATGTCATATAGGAAGTGCTAATAAACGACTTGAGTATGAAGGTTTAGTGAAGGGAAGCTTAGGTATCTTGGTGTGAGCAATGAGTGGAGAGCTGTGTTAAATGAAGTAGGCAATTAAAACTGCTAATAGATGGCAAATCTAAGAGCTAAGCCACTTAGAATGTGGCTTAGCAAATTAGTTTGTTATTTGGTTTTACGGCGGCTTGCTGCAAAGCCTAATAAACCAAGGCCTAACATTAATACGCTAGTTGGCTCAGATACCTGACTAGGCAGTACTTGTGCTTGGTTAGCGATAGTCATATCGTCAAATCCAAAAACGTCAGAAGAGTTCGTATTGCCAAAAGAGATTTTGGTGAAAGGGTTTAGTGTATCTATGATACCCCAGTAAAGTAGCGTGCCATTTGGAGCGTTAGTTGAATTGTCGACGGTATAACTGGTAGATGTGCCACTTAAAAAATCGAGGGTGATTTGTCCGCCAAAATCACCGATATCAGTGCCATAGAAGCCGAAAGCAGAAATTGCTTGTGAGAATTCGATAGTGAAGTTTTGGCTTGTTTCCCAATATTGAGATCCTGAAGTTGCGAAGCGACCGGAGCCTCCATTATCAATATCGCCTGATCCAGATAAGGTTGCCGTTCCTGCTGCACCAAAATCCGCGGTTAGCGGGCCATTGGTACCTGTAGCGAATGACTCAAAATCTTCTGTTCCCGCGCCTACTAGTGATGCAAAAAAGCTATCTTTAGCAGCGCTACTGTTTGCAGTACTCGTGCCGGGGTTAAGATCTTCCCCAAAAAAGATAACGCTAGCGTTGGCCGATGCCGAAAGTCCCAGAAGGAGAGAAGAAATTAGTATTTTTTTCATGCAGTTATTCCCTTGTATGCTATTGATTAAAAAGTTAATCGCCAGGTAAGCACTTTTCATACCAAAATATTATATATATGTAATTCAAAGGCTTGTGTTTTTCTATGAAGGGTGAAGGTAAAAAAGTGTAAAAGAAACAAACACCTATAGATAATTAATTAAACTGTCAAAAATATTAAAGTTTGAATACGGATGAACACATTTTAATTTAGTACTTAGGCATTTGGCTTAGTAAATTGTCGTTAGGGCTTAGGCTTATGGTTGTTTTTTGGCAAGCGCTCATGCTATTAAAGCACTGGCCACAGTGCCAAAAGCGCTTACACCAGTACTAGCAAATAGCCAGCCTTATGGCCAAGCAATTACAGTAATTACAAGGTGCTTTGTCACGAGGCTGCCCAGCCTAGTTGAACAACTAAAAAGAACAAATTGGTCAGCGGTAATCGCTTAGAGTCATACACAAGAATAAAATATATCAGGTAGGCAAGTTTTTAGCCGAGCGGTATAGGGCAGCTGATGAGCCGCCCTTTGTGATAAAGACAATTGGCGAAGTGCTAAAAACTACCAAAGATAGGTTTAAATCAGCGCTTCTTGCTATTAGCAGCCAAAGCTCTTTTCCGCGCCTTCTTCTTTTGAGCCGAGCGAGAATTGCGTTTGTTAGATGGTGCGGGCTGGCTTAAGTCGGGCTCAAAGCCGGGATACCATTGCTGAGGTAATCGGCGGTCCAATTGGGCTTCTAAGTCGTGCAGTAAGTGCTCGTCGTCAACACTCAACAATGTGATGGCAATGCCGCTTTGCCCTGCGCGACCAGTACGGCCAATGCGGTGGGTATAGTCTTCGTTTTTGTAAGGTAGCTCTAGGTTGATAACACAGGGCATATTTTCGATATCTATCCCCCGAGCCGCTACATCAGTTGCGACCAAGAGGCGTATTTCGGAAGCCTTAAATTTAACTAAATTTTGCTCGCGTGCGCTTTGACTTAAATCTCCGTGCAGGGCCGAAGCATTGATCCCTTGTTGAATCAGCTGTTTTACCAGTTTATCGACACCCTGTTTGGTGCGACAAAATACCAGAGCCTGTTGCCACTGCGCTTGCTTAATGATTTGGCAAAGCAATGCGGCTTTTTTATCTTGGTCGACGTTGTAAACGCGCTCTTCTATTTTTACTGCCTTGCTATGGGCTTTAGCAACGTCTAGTTGTTTGGCTTGGTTTAACCAAGGTTTGGCAAAACGATAAATGCTGGCATCTAACGTTGCCGAGAACAACATGGTTTGGCGCTGTTGTGGTAAGCGCTTTAGCAAGGCGCTTAACTCATCTTTAAAGCCAAGGTCGAGCATGCGATCGGCTTCGTCTATCACTAAATACTGTAAGTGCTTTAAGTCACAGGAACCGCGTTTTAAGTGATCTAAGATTCGGCCTGGCGTAGCTACCACAATATGGCAAGGCTGCTTAAGTGCTAGCTGCTGCTTGTCTATGCTCACACCGCCATACACCAATGCGCAGTTAATCTCGCAGCCTTTGGCGTAATTTTCTAGGCTTTGGTGCACTTGCTGAGCCAACTCACGAGTAGGTGTGATGATTAAGGCTTGGATAGGGTGAGTACGCTCTTGCTGGCTAAGGGCTTGCAATATAGGCAAGCAAAATGCGGCGGTTTTACCGGTGCCTGTTTGCGCACAGGCCATTAAATCGTGGCCAGCCAATGCCAGAGGAATGGCTTGCTGTTGAATCTCGCTCGCTTGCTGGTAGCCCAAAGCGGCAAGATTACTGAGTAGTTGAGGATTGAGTTGCAGTTGGCTAAATTTCATGGTGTTTACTAACAAGCTGATAGTGGCTGAACTCAGTATACCTAATCACATCCGCTGCTACTGACATTTGTTTTTACTGGCTTTTTTGTCATTTAAAGCCCTGACTGAGCTAACGCTAATGTTGCCAATTGAGACTACACTTTAACTACACCTAGCCAGAGGGTTAGCAAACGAATAGTGAAGGAACCTTATGTCGCTCAAATGGCTAGTCTTGCTAATTGTCTCTTTAAGTTTAAGTTGTGTTGCCGAGTCACTTAGAGTGTCTTTACTGTTAACGCCCAAACAGCGTGATAGCTTTCATCATGTATTCGAGGGTTTTACGCAAGAAACGGGCATTCACATTCAACCCATTATTCGCAGTGATGAAGACTATAAAAGTGAGATTGATAAGTGGCTTAAAGGGGGAGAAAACTCACCCGATGTGCTGCACTGGCAAGCTTCTGAACGCTTGTTTCAGTTTTCTCGCAAGGGCCTGATACGGCCAATTAATCATATTTGGCAAGAGTTAAAACTTGCTGATAGTTTTGCCCATTTACAAAGTGGAGTGAGTGAAGAAGGGCAGGTATATGCCTTGCCTTTTGCTTATTATCACTGGGGTATTTTCTACCGTAAATCGCTGATAGATAAACACGGCGGCCCGCAGCGTTTTTGGGAAGACTTTGTCCGCCAATGTGAGCAACTTAAACAAGCTGGTATTACCCCCATTGGTATTGGTAGCAAAAACTATTGGCCAGCCGCGGCTTGGTTTGATCATTTAAATCTGAGAATAAACGACCTTAGCTTTCACCAGCAATTACTTCGAGGGGAAGTCTCTTTTTATGATCCTCGATTAACACCAGTCTATGAACAATGGGCCTCGTTAATCAAACACGGCTTCTTTAATGCTGATCATCATGATTACGCATGGGATGAAGTATTACCCATTTTTTACCGAGAACGGATAGCATTTTTGTTGTTAGGTAATTTTGTAGCCACCAAGTGGCCAGCTAAGCTGGAAGATGATATTGGATTTATGCCATTTCCGGTGCTGTATGATCTACCCACCTATGAGGTGGCCCCCACCGATGTGTTTATGATTGCTCAACAGACCAAGAAGGTGTACCAAGCTGAAGAGTTTATAAAGTATATGGCAAGGGCAGAAGTACAAGCCCAAATAGCTGAAGGCTTAGGCTATATACCTGCTTCTACTGCGTCAGAAGTGAGTAGTGATAGTTTAGTGAGTGAAGGCGCGAGTATGCTGAAGGAATCTATAGGCGTATCGCAGTATTTTGATCGCGATACCATTCCTGCGTTTGAACAAATTGCGGTAAAGGCTTTTACGCGTTTTTTAGACGATGCAGATATACCGCGCTTAAAGCGCGATTTAGAGCAGGCAAGGCAGTTTGCATTTGAGCTTTCTGCAAGCCTACCCAAGTCTAATCTGTAAACAATTATTTCCAACTCTCATCTTAAAGATTTTATGTTTAGGCGCTTTTAATTTGACCTTGTTTTGCTGTAGCCTGATTGCGACTTTTTGAGAAAGCCTTAAAGGAATCATAGGCTTAATGCTAGCTAAAAGGGATTTTTTTGCTAATGAGGGTCTTATTGTTGCTTGGGCTTTGCTTGTTGTTGAATACTGCAACGGCTGAGCCAAGAACGACTTGGCGAGTAGCCTATTCGACAAAACAGCATTTGTTGAGTCACGATGTTATGAACCTACTGGTTAAAGAAGCACGGGTAGAAAGTGTTAACTACTATCTACCGTTTGCTAGGCGTTTGCGCAGTTTGCAGATGGGCCAAGTAGACATAACCGCAGGGTTAATTAAAACCAAACAGCGTGAACAAGACATCTACTTTTTAGAGCCTGCCTATTTAAGCGCTGCTCGTCATTACTTCGTTATGCGTAAAAGCGAGCTACGAAGCCTAAACCAGTATTCAGATCTTTATCCCATGCGGGTAGGCATTAAGCTTGGGGCTAAGCATTTCGCGCGCTTCGATCAAGACCACAAACTATATAAAGTGAAGCTAAACAACCAAAGCGAATGCTTGAAAATGCTTGAACGAAAACGCGTTGATGTATGCTTAGCCGGAGAGACTGGACGGCACAAAGCCTTGAACTCCACCAAATGGACTGGAAAATTTAAGATCGCCAAGTTTGAAGTGCCATACGATAGCAAGGTGTATATCGGTATCTCTCGCCAATCAAGTTTGTACCCTAAGCGAGCAAAGCTGGAGCACTTGCTTAACTATCTTCATGACTCTGGAAAACTGAGCTCAACCATAGAAAACTACTATCACTCTCAACAGATCCCGGTTCCCGCAATGACCAACTGACGGCTTGCTGTGTAACCTGAGCTCGGGAAAATAAACAGGTTAGGCTAATTTTACTTATTTCGGTGTTGAAGCTACTTGCAATAGGCTAGCTATTGGCGCGCAGCTTCGCCTACAACTAAGCAAAACTATCTCGTCAGAAACAGGGGTTAGATTAAATACTGGGTTGCAGAGTTCTCGTCACTTCCTTATCCCGAGTTCAGGTTATGTAATAAGTGTATGAGCTGGCTCACAAAATTACCGCTTATCTCTGTTTTTAAACAATAATTCTCGAGAAAATCACCAATAAGTAGTTTGGTATTACAAATGTTGGTGTGGGAAGGCCAATGCAGGGATTAATCCAACAAAGATTGGAGTAGTTCTAACCTGATTTATTTGTGTTATAAGATTACTTATTTTGCGGCCTAAGGATACAAATAACAGGCGGCAGTTTGCTATCGAAAAGAGACAGTACGGTAAACAAAAAATAAGGAAATTGAACATGTTAAAACGAGTGTTATCGATACTCTGTGGGTGTGTATGCTCACTGGTTATCAGCCAAGCCGCAATGGCTAAGGTCTTGGTCATTAATCCTGACTTTGAGCAGGGCTGGTATGGCTGGAAAAAGTCTGGTTCAACGGCCATTTCTGGGGAAGGGCGCGATGATGAATCTTCGGCAAAAATCACCGGTGAAAGTGGCCGTTTTGAACAAGAAGTAAAAGTGCAAGCTAATACCGATTATACCCTAGCAGTATTTTTGAAAGGCTCTGGAAAAATAGGTGTGACGGTAACAACAGAAGCCACCGAAGAACAAAAACTAATTAACAAGTTTCAAGAATTCTCCATCCAAACCTACGCTAAAGATGATTACCACGGTGATTGGGACATTATTGAAGTTGATTTCAACAGCGGTATTGGCAACAGCGTAACCATTTTTGGTACTTATGAAGATGGTGGTCAGGGACGTTTTGACCGCTTTCGGGTAAAGCGAAAACGTGATTAGTCGGTTCATTTTGGTGGGTGACCGAGTTTATATACCCGCCAATTGAGGCCCTTTTACTTGCTTTCTCGACATCGCTTGCTTGTCAGCCATAGGCTTTGCCTGCTTAGCGTTAAATTAACGGATATATTGTGACGCTGTAGCACCTAGTTCGATGCTGTAGCGTTTTACTCCATTGACAAACTATAAAGCTGTTCACAAATTCCTCAAACCTCTATTGAGTTTTATAATATTAAATGTAGGGTGCTAAAAAATATAAAAAACTAAGGAAAGGGAAGTGAATACAAGGATTTTGTTAGGGCTAGTGTTAAGCCTCTTTGGCGTTAGCGCAAGTGCCGTTGTTGGTGGAGAGCAAGTAGCGGATAAAGATTGGCCAAGTGTGGTTTCTCTGCGATATTTTACTGGGCTTGGAAGCCTTGAAACTCACCAATGTGGCGGAGCTTATATTGGCCGCGGCTTGATTGTAAGTGCAGCACACTGCGTAGCTCTTGCTCCCGCAACACGTGCTTATGCTTGTATGGGAGGTAGTGGCACAGCTGCAATGAATAATTGCTACCCTCTCGCTAAAAGTGTTGTTCACCCTCAGTATGTAGCAGGTAGCTATGATAAAGATATTGCTGTCTATCAAATGGCAAGTTATCCAAAAAACTATCCAGCGGTTCGATTGATTAGCGAGGCTGAAAACCTACAGCTGCAAGCAGGAGATAATCTACAAATTCTAGGCTTGGGTTCTACGGCCTATGAAAGCTATCAGCCCGCTTATCAGCTGCAAGGGGCGATATCCCCGATCGCCGATATTGAGACCTGTAATAACCAAATTGCTGCAGATGTTCCGCATGCTATCGCAGATGAAGACTTTATTTGTTCTGGAAAGCAGACTAAGGGACCCGCCCCTGGCGATAGTGGAACGCCTGCATTTGTCTTTGTTGGTGGTGAAGAGGTATATGCTGGCTTGGTGTCGCATGGCTATAACTACATGGGATTATTTACCCGAATAGGCCGTTACTTGGATTGGATTAATGTGACCCAATTGGAGTTGCTTGGGCCTCTTGATTTTACAAAAGAGGAAGTTTGGCTTATCCAAGATCCTTATCAAAGCCAGCCTTTCAGCCTAACTCTAAAAAATACCAGTGATTCAACAATCGAACTCAGCGAATTTGACGTGGTTTCTGAGCACTTCAGCATTGTAAATACAAATGAATGTAGCCTGCTAGCTGCAAGTGAAAGTTGTCAGTTAATGCTCGATGTATTGCTTAACGACGCCAGTCATGCAGCTGCAGAATTACAGTTTAGTTTAGCTGGTGAAACCCTCATTATCGATCTCTTAGCTTTATCACAAGCGCCTTCAGACTTGCTGGCGGTTTACGATTCACCTTTTGACGCTTGGAGTGTCAGTGGATTGCAGCAATGGAGCAGTTTGCTTGATGAAGGGATTGCTTTCGAAGCAGGTAATGAGCAAGTGCGTCAGTATTTAGTAGGAGATATTGAAGGCCCAGGGCAGTTGGCTTTGGATGTTTTCTTGGGCAGCTATAGTGGCTCCGGTTCTTTATCCGTAAGTGTTGATGAGCAATCTAAATATCAGTTAAGTGGAGATTGTAAGGCTGAACTAGCAGTTGATATACCCGAAGGGATTCATTCGGTTAAGATTGCGTATCAAGCTGATGCAGCTATTAGCACTCAAGCAAATGCTAACTCCAGTGTGGGTGCAAAAATGAGCCCTAGCGAGACGCATTTATATGCGCAAATCTTGAGACTAAGCTTTGAAGAACAAGCAAATGAGCTAAGTTCAATAGATTGTGACTTTAGCTCAAAACTAGCAGACGAACTGGTGTACTCCAGCCTACCTGTAGCAGAGTCTGGCGGAGGCAGTATTGGCTTTGCTGGTTTAGCTCTTATATTGCTTGCTTGGATTCGTAGAAAGCAGGTTGCGTAAACTAGCGCGACGCTTAGCGGCGCTTTAAGCTACCATCGTTACTCGGTGTTGGATTTGGGCGCCAAACATTACGCAAGCGCTGTAAGATGTGCTCGGGGATTTCTTTTGAGCACTCTAGGTTTATTTGACGACCTCGGCGCATCCCGTAAATTTTGCCTTTAATGGCTTGGGCGCTGCGCTGTACTAGCTTAATCTCTCGAATAAAATACTCTGGCACTTGGCCTTTGCTTACTTCTACTCGAATTCCATCTACTTTAATTACAAACTGTGCACTTATTGCTTTTAACATCTTCACCTACTGCTGCTAACTTTGCCATCTAGTTAGATTTTTAATCATAAAATATTATGTGCTATTTAGCCTAACTTACTGAGCAAAACTCTACCTAGGTCTTTTCACAAAACACCGACCAGAATTACCATTTCAAGCTAATGGCTGTCTTTGGCTAATTCAAGTTCACCGCTTAGCCAAATTGCTTAGTAAGTGCATCGTTACTACCTTTAAAGCTCTCTTGCTAAAACTTAGGCTAATCAACATGGGTAATTTAACACCTGCTAAGTCATCTATTTGGCTCGCTTTACTTACAGTTTTACTCTTTGCTCCACTTACTTGGGCGCAAACAAAGGCCCCAGAGGGCGCTAGTGTCTATATTATTTCTCCCGCAGATGGCGCTGTGGTGAGCAGTCCGTTTACTGTTAGCTTTGGCTTAAAAGGAATGGGTGTCGCGCCTGCGGGAACCGATAACACCAAAACCGGTCATCATCATTTGCTGATTGATGTGGCTGAACTTCCTGCTCTTGATATGCCGGTACCAGCCGATGAGCAACACCTGCACTTTGGTGGCGGGCAAACCGAAACCAGCATCGAGCTGGCACCGGGTGAGCATACCCTACAATTATTAC
The Agarivorans aestuarii DNA segment above includes these coding regions:
- a CDS encoding SDR family NAD(P)-dependent oxidoreductase, which translates into the protein MQVAGKWALVTGASRGVGLRIAKALAAKGAKVIVHSRSVNASQHVVDEITRQQGFAVAIEAELSNPQAVASLVAQVNQLSGHSLSVLYNNAAIMTPWREDAVVPAEDYALSFQVNCIAPAALCDAFLPQMKQQGEGRIINVTSGIADQPQLMAYSCSKAALDRYVRDMLPSLAGSGVLMNLMDPGWLQTDLGGEQAPNHPDSVIPGALVPVLLADDAGSGQLYCAQDYR
- a CDS encoding MFS transporter codes for the protein MLNNSAHQPSSGILSPLLGLGLFAVASGYLMSLLPLALTALALPLSLSAWLASAYYTGLLLGALQAQRLIAVIGHRMAFIICLVVLLATVLLMFMLPYAGAWLALRLVAGAVTAGIFVVVESWLLLVNDDKQRAARLGIYMLTLYAGSALGQLLIEPIGIVGSVPFLSIATLLALAILAPLFTRAVKPHQVLHSAVSIKELSSLSKPAFIGCIVSGLVLGPIYGLMPSYLSNSSQWSSKVGVLMASLVLGGMLVQPLSSYLSARLNKTLLQAFAAAIGVLAALSIAMANSWLAMWLSLFILGGAAFSIYPIAISQACVNVPAEKIVAITELMLISYSIGSICGPLLAGSVQSVALTLPLYIALVLASTSVYMLIAASKEKAGRGHLPPTLGV
- a CDS encoding PA3496 family putative envelope integrity protein; the encoded protein is MRFSRFDDIDEWEEEDKAAQIKHSKKAKNSSRTRRRIDEYHEQKQLASYLTDFSSFS
- a CDS encoding DUF2750 domain-containing protein, which produces MSTSETNLSAFSQAVIAAGELWVLSADDEFVVVDSIEFEATDVMPLFSKQANAQALCIEDWASYQPVAVKLEEFFEEWLPSLDEDKVLVAIDLDENLVGDEIEAFALAKQLAADDA
- a CDS encoding PEP-CTERM sorting domain-containing protein yields the protein MKKILISSLLLGLSASANASVIFFGEDLNPGTSTANSSAAKDSFFASLVGAGTEDFESFATGTNGPLTADFGAAGTATLSGSGDIDNGGSGRFATSGSQYWETSQNFTIEFSQAISAFGFYGTDIGDFGGQITLDFLSGTSTSYTVDNSTNAPNGTLLYWGIIDTLNPFTKISFGNTNSSDVFGFDDMTIANQAQVLPSQVSEPTSVLMLGLGLLGFAASRRKTK
- a CDS encoding DEAD/DEAH box helicase — its product is MKFSQLQLNPQLLSNLAALGYQQASEIQQQAIPLALAGHDLMACAQTGTGKTAAFCLPILQALSQQERTHPIQALIITPTRELAQQVHQSLENYAKGCEINCALVYGGVSIDKQQLALKQPCHIVVATPGRILDHLKRGSCDLKHLQYLVIDEADRMLDLGFKDELSALLKRLPQQRQTMLFSATLDASIYRFAKPWLNQAKQLDVAKAHSKAVKIEERVYNVDQDKKAALLCQIIKQAQWQQALVFCRTKQGVDKLVKQLIQQGINASALHGDLSQSAREQNLVKFKASEIRLLVATDVAARGIDIENMPCVINLELPYKNEDYTHRIGRTGRAGQSGIAITLLSVDDEHLLHDLEAQLDRRLPQQWYPGFEPDLSQPAPSNKRNSRSAQKKKARKRALAANSKKR
- a CDS encoding ABC transporter substrate-binding protein, which gives rise to MSLKWLVLLIVSLSLSCVAESLRVSLLLTPKQRDSFHHVFEGFTQETGIHIQPIIRSDEDYKSEIDKWLKGGENSPDVLHWQASERLFQFSRKGLIRPINHIWQELKLADSFAHLQSGVSEEGQVYALPFAYYHWGIFYRKSLIDKHGGPQRFWEDFVRQCEQLKQAGITPIGIGSKNYWPAAAWFDHLNLRINDLSFHQQLLRGEVSFYDPRLTPVYEQWASLIKHGFFNADHHDYAWDEVLPIFYRERIAFLLLGNFVATKWPAKLEDDIGFMPFPVLYDLPTYEVAPTDVFMIAQQTKKVYQAEEFIKYMARAEVQAQIAEGLGYIPASTASEVSSDSLVSEGASMLKESIGVSQYFDRDTIPAFEQIAVKAFTRFLDDADIPRLKRDLEQARQFAFELSASLPKSNL
- a CDS encoding substrate-binding periplasmic protein translates to MRVLLLLGLCLLLNTATAEPRTTWRVAYSTKQHLLSHDVMNLLVKEARVESVNYYLPFARRLRSLQMGQVDITAGLIKTKQREQDIYFLEPAYLSAARHYFVMRKSELRSLNQYSDLYPMRVGIKLGAKHFARFDQDHKLYKVKLNNQSECLKMLERKRVDVCLAGETGRHKALNSTKWTGKFKIAKFEVPYDSKVYIGISRQSSLYPKRAKLEHLLNYLHDSGKLSSTIENYYHSQQIPVPAMTN
- a CDS encoding carbohydrate binding domain-containing protein — translated: MLKRVLSILCGCVCSLVISQAAMAKVLVINPDFEQGWYGWKKSGSTAISGEGRDDESSAKITGESGRFEQEVKVQANTDYTLAVFLKGSGKIGVTVTTEATEEQKLINKFQEFSIQTYAKDDYHGDWDIIEVDFNSGIGNSVTIFGTYEDGGQGRFDRFRVKRKRD
- a CDS encoding trypsin-like serine protease, coding for MNTRILLGLVLSLFGVSASAVVGGEQVADKDWPSVVSLRYFTGLGSLETHQCGGAYIGRGLIVSAAHCVALAPATRAYACMGGSGTAAMNNCYPLAKSVVHPQYVAGSYDKDIAVYQMASYPKNYPAVRLISEAENLQLQAGDNLQILGLGSTAYESYQPAYQLQGAISPIADIETCNNQIAADVPHAIADEDFICSGKQTKGPAPGDSGTPAFVFVGGEEVYAGLVSHGYNYMGLFTRIGRYLDWINVTQLELLGPLDFTKEEVWLIQDPYQSQPFSLTLKNTSDSTIELSEFDVVSEHFSIVNTNECSLLAASESCQLMLDVLLNDASHAAAELQFSLAGETLIIDLLALSQAPSDLLAVYDSPFDAWSVSGLQQWSSLLDEGIAFEAGNEQVRQYLVGDIEGPGQLALDVFLGSYSGSGSLSVSVDEQSKYQLSGDCKAELAVDIPEGIHSVKIAYQADAAISTQANANSSVGAKMSPSETHLYAQILRLSFEEQANELSSIDCDFSSKLADELVYSSLPVAESGGGSIGFAGLALILLAWIRRKQVA
- a CDS encoding DUF3634 family protein; its protein translation is MLKAISAQFVIKVDGIRVEVSKGQVPEYFIREIKLVQRSAQAIKGKIYGMRRGRQINLECSKEIPEHILQRLRNVWRPNPTPSNDGSLKRR